Proteins encoded within one genomic window of Xiphophorus maculatus strain JP 163 A chromosome 11, X_maculatus-5.0-male, whole genome shotgun sequence:
- the tubb4b gene encoding tubulin beta-4B chain, with product MREIVHLQAGQCGNQIGAKFWEVISDEHGIDPTGTYHGDSDLQLDRINVYYNEASGGKYVPRAVLVDLEPGTMDSVRSGPFGQVFRPDNFVFGQSGAGNNWAKGHYTEGAELVDSVLDVVRKEAESCDCLQGFQLTHSLGGGTGSGMGTLLISKIREEYPDRIMNTFSVVPSPKVSDTVVEPYNATLSVHQLVENTDETYCIDNEALYDICFRTLKLTTPSYGDLNHLVSATMSGVTTCLRFPGQLNADLRKLAVNMVPFPRLHFFMPGFAPLTSRGSQQYRSLTVPELTQQMFDAKNMMAACDPRHGRYLTVAAIFRGRMSMKEVDEQMLNVQNKNSSYFVEWIPNNVKTAVCDIPPRGLKMAATFIGNSTAIQELFKRISEQFTAMFRRKAFLHWYTGEGMDEMEFTEAESNMNDLVSEYQQYQDATAEEEGEFEEEGEEDLA from the exons ATGAGGGAAATTGTGCATCTTCAGGCTGGCCAGTGCGGAAACCAAATTGGTGCCAAG TTCTGGGAAGTCATCAGTGACGAACATGGCATTGACCCAACTGGTACTTATCATGGAGACAGTGACCTGCAGTTGGACAGGATCAATGTCTACTACAATGAAGCTTCTG GTGGAAAGTATGTGCCACGTGCCGTGCTTGTGGATCTGGAGCCAGGAACTATGGACTCTGTGAGGTCTGGACCCTTCGGCCAGGTCTTCAGGCCAGACAACTTTGTTTTTG GTCAGAGTGGTGCTGGCAACAACTGGGCCAAAGGCCACTATACAGAAGGCGCCGAGCTGGTGGACTCCGTCCTGGATGTGGTCAGGAAGGAGGCTGAAAGCTGTGACTGCCTGCAGGGATTCCAGCTCACACACTCCCTCGGTGGTGGTACAGGCTCTGGCATGGGTACCCTGCTGATCAGCAAGATCCGTGAAGAGTACCCTGACCGCATCATGAACACCTTCAGTGTAGTTCCTTCCCCTAAAGTGTCCGACACAGTCGTCGAGCCCTACAACGCCACATTATCAGTCCATCAGCTTGTAGAGAACACGGATGAAACCTATTGCATTGACAACGAGGCCCTGTATGACATCTGTTTCCGCACACTCAAACTCACAACCCCCTCATATGGTGACCTCAACCACTTGGTCTCTGCCACCATGAGTGGTGTCACAACCTGCCTGAGGTTCCCTGGACAGCTCAATGCTGACCTGCGCAAGCTGGCTGTGAACATGGTGCCATTCCCACGTCTGCACTTCTTCATGCCAGGTTTTGCTCCCCTTACCAGCAGAGGCAGCCAGCAGTACAGATCACTCACAGTACCTGAGCTCACCCAGCAGATGTTCGACGCCAAGAACATGATGGCTGCCTGCGACCCGCGCCATGGCCGCTACTTGACTGTGGCTGCCATCTTCCGTGGCCGCATGTCCATGAAGGAGGTGGACGAGCAGATGCTCAATGTCCAAAACAAGAACAGCAGTTACTTTGTAGAATGGATCCCAAACAATGTCAAGACTGCAGTCTGTGACATTCCTCCTCGTGGGctcaaaatggctgccacaTTCATCGGCAACAGCACAGCCATCCAAGAGCTGTTCAAGCGCATCTCTGAGCAGTTCACAGCTATGTTCAGGCGCAAAGCTTTCCTCCACTGGTACACCGGTGAGGGTATGGATGAGATGGAGTTCACTGAGGCAGAGAGCAACATGAATGACCTGGTGTCTGAGTATCAGCAGTACCAGGATGCCACTGctgaggaggagggagagttTGAGGAAGAGGGTGAAGAAGATTTGGCCTAA